In Candidatus Vicinibacter proximus, the genomic stretch AATCTTTCATACACATGGCTGGCATGGCCTGATAATAAATGACCAGACGCACACGATCCAGATTAAGTTTGACCTCTGTGTTCCCAACGTTTTTTACCTGCAACTTAAAACCAAAATTAGAGGAATTTACATCCTGAAGTGATGGTTTAAGATTCCACACATCATTCACTCCACCATGTTTCCATAAGGAATCTGCATTTGGCCTTGTAGCATTCCATTGCAGGGCCGGTAAAATAGCAGCCTTGTTTTCTCCATAGTTTTTACCATTGCGGTCAGTAAGTTGAAGTTGTACAAGATTCAATTTTCCTCCTGTTACATTTCCTTCAAACTCAATTGCTATTCCATAAATTTTTGATCCTTCCGGCAGGTTAAGATTAAAATCCCTAAACCATAAACTAGAAGACAGCTCACCACTCTTTAATATCAGTTGACAATATTCCTGGTCATTATAAGCCACATTTGATGCTTGACTGAAACCCACCTGGCCTGTGAAAGGATTGGATTCTACAACCTGCGGTCGAAGAACAATACTGCCGGTAGTGGTTTGGTGTCCATTTTTCACCGGGCATGCTTTTGGAAGTCCGGGGTTTTGTGCGGTAAGTGGAAGGAATAAGGAGGTCAGTACTGTTGTAAATACACTGCACAACAATAACTTATGTCCAAAATTTAGGCATTTGGAGAGCATGAATTCGGTTTTGGCTTTTAAATTAAATCTTTTTTTAAGATATTAAAGATTGATTTTAATGCAAATATATATATTTTATAATCATTATATATATTTTAATTTAGAATAATATCACATATTTAATAAAATGTATATCAATTATTTAAATTAATTTGATAGACAATTTTGGATTATTTCTAATCCTTTTTTATTCCATAAAACACTTTTATACCTGGCTTTTTGTATAATCCATACCCACATGGACCCATACTTTTCACTTGTAGAATGCACTATTTGCTCATATTAGGATCAGGAAAATCAAAAATGAATTACATTCAACCCATGAAAAAATTAAAGCACACTATTTGTATAGGTTTGTTATCTCTCCTCCATTTTACACCTAACCTATTCAGTCAAGTTTCTGCAGGCATTCGATCAGGAATTCACATCTCCCGATTCAGTTTTAACAGTGAGGAGGAGGATGCAGTTAAATATTTAAGCACACCCTATGTTTCTTTGTCTGGAGAGGTATTTATTACGGAATCTTTTTCCTTGCAAACTGAACTGATCTATCTTCAAAAAGCGGTACGTCTATATTCACAGGATGCCATAGATTACAGTGACTTTAGAATGCGTTTGAATGCATTGGAAATACCCTTGCTTGCCAAAAAGAATTTCGTGGATTGGTCTACTAAATTGTGTTTATATGCTGGTCCTTCTGTAGCCTATGCATTTGGTGGGAAGATCAATCAGGATTTCACCGAACAAAAAGTAAAATACACCATAAAAGAAAGCATCGATTTTGAAGATATGCAGTTAAAAAAATGGGACGTTTGTCTACACTTAGGAGGCAACCTTGGCATACCGGCTGGTAATGGAGAATTTATACTCGACGCCCGCTACATTTTTGGCTTATTGGACATCGATGGTTTTGCAGAAGAAAGTACGAAAAAAGTACATACCAGAGGAATTGGACTTTCTATAGGTTATGCATTTCATTTATCTGAATAAACTTTTTCGAACACAACCATTCTTCGTTTTATCGGGAGTATTCATAACTAAAGTCAATTTAATAATTATTAATATTTTAAGCCCCCATTCAACATAAATAATTCTTAACCCGCGGACCTCAACTTCACGATTTTTATTTATGACCTTGCTAACTTTTCTATGAATCAGAACTCAATTTTATTTCTAACAAAATCAAATAAATGAACGGGCTTAAAAATAAATTAAGTTATTTTAACCCATTTATGCTTTGTGCATTTTCTTTTTTGAATGCTCAGGATTATAAATCAATTTCACTCAATTTTATTCCGGTTTTTGACAATCATAAAATCTCTCTTCATAAAAATGTATACGGTGAAAAATCTGCAGATACCTTGATTTTTGAAACCATCAAATTCTATCTTTCTTCATTTAAATTGTGGGATGGTAACACGCTTGCTTGGGAAGAAAGTAACAGCTTCCATTTATTGGATTTAGCTAAAGAAAACACATTATCTCTTTCCATAAACATCCCTCAAGAAACAAACTACAAAACCCTATGCTTTAATTTGGGTATTGACAGCATGACCAATATTTCGGGAGTCTTTGGTGGAGATTTAGACCCCACCACCGGAATGTATTGGACCTGGCAAAGTGGATACATCAACATCAAAATGGAGGGTAAATCTCAACGTTGTACAACACGCAATCACGAATTTCAATTTCATTTGGGTGGGTACCAATCACCCTTCAATGCGTGTCAGAATATTTGTCTGGATTTGCAAAAGAATGATGCGCACAACATCTTAATCAATTTCCAGAATTTATTTGATAAAATTGATCTCGCCAAACTGAATCAGATCATGTCACCGGGTAAAAATGCTTATACTTTGAGTCAATACTTTAGTGAAATTTTTTCTGTAATTCCCAAATGAAATATATCATCATTTCATATTGCCTCCTTTTGCTAATGCTGTTAACCTCTGGCGGCATTCCGGAACCTTTCTTTAAGGTCCCCAAAGGATGGCCAAAACCCAATTATTCATTTACTCAAAACCAACTCTCGCAAACAAAAATTGATTTAGGAAGAGCTTTGTTTTACGATCCCATTTTATCCAAAGACAGTACAATCTCTTGTGCAAGCTGCCACAATCCCTACACTTCCTTTGCCCATACAGATCACGCACTTAGCCATGGAATCCATGATTCGATTGGCAATCGGAACGCACCTGCATTATTAAACTTAGCTTGGCAAAAATCATTTATGTGGGATGGCGCCATCCATCATTTGGACATGCAGGCACTTTCCCCCATTACCAATCCAATAGAAATGAATGAGGACTTCGCTCACGTCATTGGGAAACTCCAAAAAAAACATTTATACCCTGGATTATTTTACACTGCATTTGGTGATAGTTTGATTACCGGAGCAAACACCTTGAAAGCTTTTTCTGCTTTTTTGTTAACTCTGGTAAGTGACAATACAAAATACGACAGCGTGTATCGCAAACAGTCTACATTTACTGATCAGGAAAAAAACGGCCTGAAACTCTTCAGAAAACATTGCGCACAATGTCATACTGAACCATTGTTCTCCAACCAAGCTTTTGAAAATAATGGTTTACTACAGGATTCTACGCTAAATGACATTGGAAGGATGAAAATCACAGGGCTTACATCCGATTCACTAAAATTCAAAGTGCCTACTTTAAGAAATATTGAATTTACCGCTCCATACATGCACGATGGTCGCTTCAAAAATCTAAGTGAGGTTCTAAAACACTATACCTCCGGGATTCACCAAAGTAAAACATTGTCCGAAAAATTGAAAAATTCAATTGCACTAAAATCAAATGAAAAAGTTGATCTGATTGCATTTCTTTTGACCCTCTCCGATAAATCCTTTTTATTTGATCCCAAAAATTCATTTCCAAAATTTATATTTTTCAAAAAATAAGGAATTTTATTTATTGACTTTGGTTTGATCAGAAGTAGATATAAACCATGCATCCTTAATCAAATTAAATCTTAGGAATGGTCCCGCACAGACTACCTGAACATTAGGTTATGAGAGATCACATTGCCCGGTTAAAGAATCCACTCAAATGACAACCTACATAAACGACACAAGCATTAAGCCATCCATAATTTTTCTTAGACTACAGTACAGAGTTAGTTTTTCTCCCTTCTACACGTGGACTTGGTCGTTTTTTTTCAGATGGTACTCAATTTAAAGGGCATTCCTTAAAACAATGGCATTAGATTGATTAACTTTGATTGATTTATTTACCTCAACTTAGTAAATATTTTTTTAACCATTAAATTTTTCTTTTCCTCATTCATGTATTAAATAGTTAAAAATATTAATCGCCGGATAAGAGAAGATGATAACAAATCAGGTCAAAATTTAAAAATTCTATTATTGTCATTCATAATGCCTCATTTTAAAATATTACTCACTGCGCTTCTGTCCATTTGGACCATCCACCTATGCCAGGCACAAAGGAATGTGCTGGTTATTATTGCAGATGATTTAGGCACTGATTATCTTGGTTTTTACAAAGATCACAAAGACACAGTAGAAGTTCCCAATCTCCGAAAACTGGTAAGCCGTGGTGTGCTTTTTCAGAATGCAGCTTCTAATCCGGTATGCTCCTCCACCAGATCAGGTATTTTAACAGGAAGATACAGTTTCAGAACAGGAGTAGGCGGCATTGTGGGTGGAGCAGGTGGATCCATGCCTCTGGATACTGCTGAAAATACCATACCGAGAATACTAAAAATTTTGAATCCCGAAATTGCAACAGCCAACATTGGTAAATGGCATCTTCAACAAGCCATGCCTGTCAGCAATTTGAAATTCCCAAACATCATGGGTTATGATCATTTTGAAGGGCCCTTTATCGGACAATTGTCAAGTTTTACCAATTGGACAAAATACATCAATGGTGTAGCCACCAACGTAACCAACTATGCCACTTCTGAAAATGTCAACAATGCGGTAGCCTGGCTTAAAAATCAAAATAAAAAACCATTCTTTTTGTGGCTCGCATTTAATGCTCCTCATGAACCACTGCATTTGCCACCTGCCGATTTACATCATTACAAAAACTTAAGCGGCACCGCACAGGATATTAGGGCTAATCCAAAAAGCTATTTTAAAGCGATGATCCAGGCCTTAGATCATGAAATGGGTCGACTGTTTGATTCTCTGCAAGTAATGGGCAAATTAGACAATACAGACATTATTTTTATTGGAGACAACGGAAATACTCAAAAGACTGATCAGAGCACCGATACCGCGAGAGCAAAAGGCACTGTTTACCAAAATGGAATTCATGTACCGTTTATGATTGCAGGACCCTCTGTCAAAAACCCGGGCCAAATAACGGACGCATTAGTGAATACAACAGATATCTTTGCCAGCGTTTTTGAATTATTTGGATTTACCAATTGGTCATCTCTGATTGATCCGAAAAAACCGGTGGACAGCAAAAGTATTTTGCCTTTTATCAGGGAAGAAAGTAATCAGATCAGACCCTGGTCATTTAGTGAAATATTTAAATTAACCCCGGATGCCAGCGAAGCCAAATCAATTCGTAATCCGGATTTTAAACTGATTAAATTCAATTCCGGAAAAGAAGAATTCTATAATCTTAAAACAGACCCTGAAGAAAAAGTAAATTTACTCGAGTCCAACATGACAACAGAAGAGATCACCCAATACTACTATTTGTGTAATGAAATGGAAAATCTTCTGGGTGTTGGAAATATTTGTCTTACAACTGTTGATTCCAAAGATCACGCTGGATCGTATTCGACTTCGATAGTTTACCCAAATCCATTTAATTCAAAAATAAAAATCAAGCAATTTTCCAATTCAACCATTGCAGAACTCTACAACATAATGGGCGAAAGAATTTACGCAGGATCCCAAATCGAAAACATGGATTTCTCTTTCTTACCTTCCGGCACCTACGTACTTAAAATTTTAGTTAAACCTGTACAAATAATTAGAATCACCAAAGAATAAATCTTCGCACCTTTATGTACAAATCAATATCCGGTCACATGAAATTAATTATTTATTGTTTACTACTCATTACCTGTCACCTAAACTTGCAGGCACAATTAAATCCTTCTATAACTTCCTGGTTACAAAATACAACAAACATCATGGGAAGGCATTATGTAAAAGGAAATCCTACACCCATAATGGATGCCGTTCCCGCCAATGTCCAAAGTGTAAAATATTCCAATGATTGGGTATACATCAATGCGACCGGAATTCCCGCATACATCACAGGCCCTTTTCTGGATGGAAATCCTTCCATCGCCACCAATCAAAACGCACTGTTCCGATTTTCCCTCCATCCAACAAAGAATACCGGAACACCAACCAGTACGACCGGAGGAAACATTGGACTCTTTATCAATGGAGTGGCCCTGTTTGACTATCGGGATGGAGTATCCTGGTCAAATGCTTCCAATTCCCTCAAGGGAGGACCCTTGGGTGGTATGGGTGACATGAAATGGAACAGAGATGCCGTAGTTGCCGAAAGGGTTGGTTTCGATTGTTCCAAAGCACACCCTGCCATGGGCAACTATCATCACCATCAAAATCCAAGTGCTTTTAAATTAGACCTGAATGTTATTTCAACAATTTGCAATCTGTACGATTCTGACGGACTGTATGTAATAGACAGTACTAAACATTCACCTTTGTTGGGATTTGCTTATGACGGTTTCCCCATTTATGGCGCTTATGCATTTAGAAATACAGATGGTACAGGTGGAATTGTCCGGATGAATTCCAGCTACAAACTAAGAGACATTTCTATACGCACCACTTATGCAGATGGCTCAACAGTTACCCCGGGTCCACCTGTAAATGCCAATTACCCTTTAGGTTATTTCAGAGAGGATTATATGTACCAGCCAACATCTTCTGCCACCCCTGATTATTTAGACGAACACAATGGAAGATTTTGCATTACCCCGGAATATCCCATAGGTATCTACTGCTATTTTGCAACTGTCGACAAACAATGGAATTCCGCCTATCCATATGTGGTTGGACCAACCTTCTATGGCGTGAGAAATGCCATGAAAGTTCAGGGAATCAACGAACCGGTCACTACTTATGTACCTACATCAACAGCTACCCAAAATGGTCCATCAACTTTTCAAGATGTACTTGTATTTCCGAATCCTGCCAATGATCTGATCGCCATTCAATGTAATGATCTGAACAGGGAAGATATAAAAGTAGAACTGCTGAATGAATCCGGCGTAACCATCAAGACTACAACAATGCACCAGGGAAGCACCATAGTCTATTTTGAAACAAGTACGCTGTACAGCGGAACCTACTTTATCAAAATTTCAAGTGCCAATTTCCATACGGTCAGAAAAATTGTGCTGATTAAATAAAGTGAATGCTGATTTATTTAAAATGCTGAAAATAAAAACTACTGCTTAGTAACTTATTTTAACTCTTCGAACAGTACAAATGATACGTCGAATTCCTCATTGAAACATGAAGTAAATATTTCTAAAAAAATAAAGTTGCATTAATTTTTCTATAAATAAAAAACGCAGGCCCTGACCGACCTGCGTATAAAAAAATACATATAAATTCAACAATAATAAATCCTCGGTAATTATTTAATTTCCAAAAGGCTTAGAAAATAACTTCTATCCAAACGCTCTCCAAAATGGGGTTCTATTGACTCTTTCAGCAATTAATGAATCCAGATGTATTCTGTTCCAATTTAGCCCCATTGCATACTTTTGAACATCGTGTCGCAGAACTTCCCTGCAACTAAACACAAATTTAATGGGTCAGGCACTATCAATCAAACTGATATTTTATATATTCGCATAGATTTTATCTATATTATGAATTTAAATCAACTTGAATACATCATTGCCGTCGATACCCACCGCCACTTTGTAAAGGCTGCGGAAAAATGCTACATCACCCAGGCCACCCTAAGCATGATGATTAAGAAATTGGAAGAGGAGTTGGACCTGGTTATTTTTGACCGGAGTAAAAAACCCGTAGTACCCACTCAATTGGGAAAAAAGATCATTGCGCAAGCAAAAATAATCGTCCAGGAAAGCCAAAAACTAAAAGAAATTGTGTCCGCTGAACATGATTCACTGAGCGGAGAATTGCACATCGGAATTATTCCAACGCTTGCACCATATCTGCTACCACTCTTTCTAAATTCCTTTCTAAAAAAGCACCCTTTAATTAAACTAAACATCAGCGAATTAAGTACAGATGAAATCATACACAAACTCAAACAAAATGATCTGGATGCGGGGATTCTAGCTACTCCGCTAAACGATTCATCACTCAAAGAAGAACTGCTTTTCTATGAAGAATTTATAGTACATGCATCTTCAAAAGAAAAATTGCTGAAGAAAAAATACCTGCTCGCTCAGGATATTGATGTCAACAGGCTTTGGCTCTTGCAGGAAGGTCATTGCCTGCGATCCCAGATCATCAACCTGTGTGAACTCAAAAAGAAAGACGATGCCACTCAGCAGTTCAACTTTGCATCCGGCAGCATAGAGACACTCAAAAGAATCGTTGAAACCAATGAAGGCATCACCATCCTCCCTAAACTGGCACTCAGAGACATGAACGCAAAGCAAAAAAACAATACACGCCATTTCAAGACCCCCGCCCCGGTGAGGGAAATTGGCTTGGTGACCTACCGCTATTTTGTTAAAGAGAAACTAATCGAAGCCATCAAAAAAGAAATACTGCTCTCCATCCCCGATGAAATGCAATCTATCCTTAAAAAAGAAATCATACCAGTCTTCACACCATAGCCTAAACGGCACAATTAAACCAGTCTTATTAAGACTTATCCTTCACTCGCCTTGACTCCTTTTACATAGGTCGTATAGAGATACACCGGCACCTCAAGTTGGCCAAGATATTTATGTATACTACTCAGCACTTCTTCCCACTTCAATCCTCCTACCCCGGTTGCAAGTTTGGGTAACGCGACACTCTTGACCTCATCGTGCTCGATAAGTTTAGCCAACTTTTTCAAAGCATGCTCGAGATTACTGATGGAAGCCTTGCCTGGATTTGCATGTCCGTGCGCAGAAGGTGGAGGTTCCTGAGCCATAAGACTCACAATATGCTTGCCATCGGTTCCTATCCAGTTAAATATTTCTCCAGGTGATGGATGATGAACCCGGCAATGATGCCTGAACTCCTTAACCATCTCCGGATACTGATCCCGCAAACTCAATGCAAGTCCCGTATCAAAATGATCCATAGGCGCCACGCTGTGTACCAACAATGCAGCATCAGACAACAAGATATCCCCTTTCACTTCTTTGATCATACTTAATAATTTTTAACAATGTTCTGTATATATTCTTACCTCAGAAATGATGGAAATCATGCATACAAATGATTTTTTGTCAAGAAATAATTTCAAAATCAATAGTCAAATCTTAATACATTCTTTCCACTTCATATCCTTTGCTATTTGAATGGTAATCATGCCAATATAAGACTTAAAATTTCCTTTAAATACATCTGGATGATTTTCTTTCCATCATTCCTTGTTTTATAAATAATTTCAAAATAAAACTTATATATTTAAAAGGGATGAAAGCTATAAAATAATCTCATCAATTGACCCATATCAATTTATACAATTCAATCCTATTTATAGTGATTACACATTTAGTCACCTTGGATTTGATCTGAATTAAATTTCTGATCAAAAGACTGAATTACAGAAACAAGTCTAGCTTTTATGCACAAAAATTTGTACAGAAGCTTGTTCTTTTCCACTCTGTAATTGAAGAAAATAAACCCCGGTTTGAATTGAAGGATGCAGCTTGAATTTAAGCGCATGATCTCCTGTTTTTTCAATATCTGTAGTACTTATTTCCTGGAGTACATTTCCTTTTAAATCCAACAATTTTAGGTGGACAATTCCAGAATTAATTAATTTGTATTCTAAACTTACTTCATCTGATACTGGATTTGGGTAGACCATTAATTTGTTAGCTAACTTCCTTTCACCAAGCACACCAACATTTAATTTATTCAGCAACCTCATTACATACAATTCTGTTTTGTTTGCAGTATAGACATTCCCTGCTAAAACAATTTTTCCATCTACCTGCAGTGCCAAAGCATTTACCAAACTAGGACCTTGCAATCCGATTCTTAAAATGCCCATGAATGCAAAATTCTTATCTATACTACCATCAGAATTATACCTTACAAGGAAAGATCCTGAATTTCCTGCCCCGAATCTTCCGCCACAAATAATTTTTCCGTCTTCCTGCACTACCATGTCATTTAAAATATTGAAAAAACTATCTACTGAAATGATTAACATACCACTGTTTCCAAAATTTTTATCTAAACTTCCATCTGCATTTAATCTCACCAAACCGCCGTATTTTCCACCGGTGGTGATATTATTTATTTCGCCCGACAGTAAAAGCTTTCCATCCTTTTGAACCCTGATGGTATATACAGTGCCCTGTCTAAAATCATTTCCAAAATCAACAATTACCTTTCCAGTGCCATTGAAACTTTGGTCAAGCGAACCATTGTTATCATATCGCACCAAGGCATAATGATATATATTCGGTGTGTCGACTACACTCAATCCTCCTACAACTATTTTCCCATCTGCTTGTATGGCCATCGCATAAGCAACATCATTCCCACTTCCAATGGCTGTGGTTAATTTTCCACCAACTCCAAACCCGGAATCCAGATTACCATCAGGCAAATATCTCACCAATCCAAAATCCCAATCCTGACCATTAAAGACAAAGCCCGAACACACAATCTTAAAATCAGTCTGAACAGAAACCGAAATTCCTCTATCAAATGTGGAATCAAAATCTGTTTGCACTATGCCATTTTTACCAAAACTACTGTCAATCCTGCCATCTGAATGTAGCCGTATGAGCTGGTAATTGTCCCTCTCATTGATGGTGGAATAAGTGATGCCGAACAATAGAATTTTACCATCCTGTTGAACGGTCATATCCGTTGTCAATTCATCCCCGCATGCTGGACATGTTTGATTGAGAAATTTTCCCCCTTCGGCAAAATCATCATCCAATGTAC encodes the following:
- a CDS encoding PorT family protein, which codes for MKKLKHTICIGLLSLLHFTPNLFSQVSAGIRSGIHISRFSFNSEEEDAVKYLSTPYVSLSGEVFITESFSLQTELIYLQKAVRLYSQDAIDYSDFRMRLNALEIPLLAKKNFVDWSTKLCLYAGPSVAYAFGGKINQDFTEQKVKYTIKESIDFEDMQLKKWDVCLHLGGNLGIPAGNGEFILDARYIFGLLDIDGFAEESTKKVHTRGIGLSIGYAFHLSE
- a CDS encoding macro domain-containing protein, which produces MIKEVKGDILLSDAALLVHSVAPMDHFDTGLALSLRDQYPEMVKEFRHHCRVHHPSPGEIFNWIGTDGKHIVSLMAQEPPPSAHGHANPGKASISNLEHALKKLAKLIEHDEVKSVALPKLATGVGGLKWEEVLSSIHKYLGQLEVPVYLYTTYVKGVKASEG
- a CDS encoding hydrogen peroxide-inducible genes activator; its protein translation is MNLNQLEYIIAVDTHRHFVKAAEKCYITQATLSMMIKKLEEELDLVIFDRSKKPVVPTQLGKKIIAQAKIIVQESQKLKEIVSAEHDSLSGELHIGIIPTLAPYLLPLFLNSFLKKHPLIKLNISELSTDEIIHKLKQNDLDAGILATPLNDSSLKEELLFYEEFIVHASSKEKLLKKKYLLAQDIDVNRLWLLQEGHCLRSQIINLCELKKKDDATQQFNFASGSIETLKRIVETNEGITILPKLALRDMNAKQKNNTRHFKTPAPVREIGLVTYRYFVKEKLIEAIKKEILLSIPDEMQSILKKEIIPVFTP
- a CDS encoding c-type cytochrome, whose translation is MKYIIISYCLLLLMLLTSGGIPEPFFKVPKGWPKPNYSFTQNQLSQTKIDLGRALFYDPILSKDSTISCASCHNPYTSFAHTDHALSHGIHDSIGNRNAPALLNLAWQKSFMWDGAIHHLDMQALSPITNPIEMNEDFAHVIGKLQKKHLYPGLFYTAFGDSLITGANTLKAFSAFLLTLVSDNTKYDSVYRKQSTFTDQEKNGLKLFRKHCAQCHTEPLFSNQAFENNGLLQDSTLNDIGRMKITGLTSDSLKFKVPTLRNIEFTAPYMHDGRFKNLSEVLKHYTSGIHQSKTLSEKLKNSIALKSNEKVDLIAFLLTLSDKSFLFDPKNSFPKFIFFKK
- a CDS encoding sulfatase-like hydrolase/transferase → MSFIMPHFKILLTALLSIWTIHLCQAQRNVLVIIADDLGTDYLGFYKDHKDTVEVPNLRKLVSRGVLFQNAASNPVCSSTRSGILTGRYSFRTGVGGIVGGAGGSMPLDTAENTIPRILKILNPEIATANIGKWHLQQAMPVSNLKFPNIMGYDHFEGPFIGQLSSFTNWTKYINGVATNVTNYATSENVNNAVAWLKNQNKKPFFLWLAFNAPHEPLHLPPADLHHYKNLSGTAQDIRANPKSYFKAMIQALDHEMGRLFDSLQVMGKLDNTDIIFIGDNGNTQKTDQSTDTARAKGTVYQNGIHVPFMIAGPSVKNPGQITDALVNTTDIFASVFELFGFTNWSSLIDPKKPVDSKSILPFIREESNQIRPWSFSEIFKLTPDASEAKSIRNPDFKLIKFNSGKEEFYNLKTDPEEKVNLLESNMTTEEITQYYYLCNEMENLLGVGNICLTTVDSKDHAGSYSTSIVYPNPFNSKIKIKQFSNSTIAELYNIMGERIYAGSQIENMDFSFLPSGTYVLKILVKPVQIIRITKE
- a CDS encoding YHYH protein; the encoded protein is MKLIIYCLLLITCHLNLQAQLNPSITSWLQNTTNIMGRHYVKGNPTPIMDAVPANVQSVKYSNDWVYINATGIPAYITGPFLDGNPSIATNQNALFRFSLHPTKNTGTPTSTTGGNIGLFINGVALFDYRDGVSWSNASNSLKGGPLGGMGDMKWNRDAVVAERVGFDCSKAHPAMGNYHHHQNPSAFKLDLNVISTICNLYDSDGLYVIDSTKHSPLLGFAYDGFPIYGAYAFRNTDGTGGIVRMNSSYKLRDISIRTTYADGSTVTPGPPVNANYPLGYFREDYMYQPTSSATPDYLDEHNGRFCITPEYPIGIYCYFATVDKQWNSAYPYVVGPTFYGVRNAMKVQGINEPVTTYVPTSTATQNGPSTFQDVLVFPNPANDLIAIQCNDLNREDIKVELLNESGVTIKTTTMHQGSTIVYFETSTLYSGTYFIKISSANFHTVRKIVLIK